From the uncultured Methanobrevibacter sp. genome, one window contains:
- a CDS encoding DUF120 domain-containing protein — protein sequence MKIDGTVTTGLGKAAYFLSQDFYVNNFEKNCGFRPYPGTLNVIVPEKYLPQINKIKDECKNIIKPDEGFGAVKYIESKLNDDIKGAIVFPAKTTHEENYLEFIAKDKLRDKLNLEDGDVVSIEL from the coding sequence ATGAAAATTGATGGAACAGTTACAACTGGTTTGGGAAAAGCTGCTTATTTTTTATCACAGGATTTTTATGTTAATAATTTTGAAAAAAATTGTGGATTTCGTCCTTATCCGGGAACTTTAAATGTTATAGTTCCAGAAAAATACCTTCCTCAAATAAATAAAATAAAAGATGAATGTAAAAATATTATAAAACCAGATGAAGGTTTTGGAGCTGTTAAATACATAGAATCAAAATTAAATGATGATATAAAAGGAGCAATTGTATTTCCAGCTAAAACAACACATGAAGAAAATTATCTGGAATTTATAGCTAAAGATAAACTTAGAGATAAATTAAATCTTGAGGATGGGGATGTTGTAAGTATTGAATTGTAA
- a CDS encoding ATP-binding protein — MNELQNRYIRNQILSTPLKLDQELTHKDKKFNKRSDYDNIIKYIDDFLEGENINRFLVLPGLRDVGKTTLLFQIYDYLLNKKGISSQDILYFSCDRFKKIGDVDIFSVVNSYLETYHNSIIETLSKPVFILVDEAQYDKDWALNGKLIFDGSKNIFMIFSGSSALKLSHNPDAARRLLNIPIYPLTYSQHLKLKYGDFKNDISNPLIQMIFDGNIYDVNELERRIINIYSNFSNYNIYEWKNFLEFGGFPSSFYQNTNDITKKIVNMVDKVVTTDMTNIEGINNDTQYLAFQILNFFAFQNPGEVSKGSISNHFDAKIALVTKVLDILEKTQLIFHIEPFTSSVKRTTKPYEYFFATSSLKHNLILNIGNATFEDETAYMGKLLETYVASSFHDLDNKSQMNYKIYYDDSKKKSSEKNVDFIVQRGLEKPIPIEVSCGKKNKSQIKRAINTYNSPHGIIISNTTSNIVKEDNIIYLPPETFAFM, encoded by the coding sequence ATGAACGAATTGCAGAACAGATATATTAGAAATCAAATATTATCAACACCACTGAAATTAGATCAAGAGTTAACACACAAAGATAAAAAGTTCAATAAACGTTCTGATTATGATAATATTATAAAATATATTGATGATTTTCTTGAAGGAGAAAATATAAATCGATTTCTTGTTTTGCCAGGATTACGGGATGTTGGAAAAACAACTTTGCTATTTCAAATATATGACTATCTTCTAAACAAAAAAGGAATATCCTCCCAGGATATTTTGTATTTTTCCTGTGATCGATTTAAAAAAATAGGTGATGTTGATATATTTAGTGTTGTTAATTCCTATTTAGAAACCTATCATAATTCAATTATTGAAACATTATCTAAACCAGTATTCATATTAGTTGATGAAGCACAATATGATAAAGATTGGGCATTAAATGGAAAATTAATATTCGATGGAAGTAAAAATATTTTCATGATTTTTAGCGGATCATCTGCACTTAAACTTTCTCATAATCCTGATGCTGCAAGAAGATTATTAAATATTCCAATTTACCCATTAACCTATTCACAACATTTAAAATTAAAATATGGTGATTTTAAAAATGATATTTCAAATCCATTAATTCAAATGATTTTTGATGGAAACATATATGATGTTAATGAGTTAGAAAGAAGAATAATTAACATATATTCAAATTTCTCAAACTACAATATATATGAATGGAAGAATTTCTTAGAATTTGGAGGTTTTCCATCATCATTTTATCAAAATACTAATGATATAACTAAAAAAATTGTTAATATGGTAGATAAAGTTGTTACAACTGATATGACCAATATTGAAGGTATAAATAATGATACACAGTATCTTGCTTTTCAGATTTTGAATTTTTTTGCTTTTCAAAATCCTGGAGAAGTCTCAAAAGGTTCTATTTCAAATCATTTTGATGCTAAAATTGCTTTAGTCACTAAAGTATTAGATATTCTTGAAAAAACACAGTTAATATTTCATATTGAACCATTTACTTCATCAGTAAAACGAACAACAAAACCTTATGAATATTTTTTTGCAACATCAAGTTTAAAACATAATCTTATATTAAACATAGGTAATGCTACATTTGAAGATGAAACAGCATATATGGGAAAACTACTTGAAACTTATGTAGCTTCAAGTTTTCATGATTTGGATAATAAAAGTCAGATGAATTATAAAATATACTATGATGACAGTAAAAAAAAGAGTAGCGAGAAAAATGTTGACTTTATTGTTCAAAGAGGATTGGAAAAACCTATTCCAATTGAAGTAAGCTGTGGTAAAAAGAATAAAAGTCAAATTAAACGTGCTATTAATACTTATAATTCTCCTCATGGTATAATTATTTCAAACACCACATCAAATATTGTTAAAGAAGATAATATTATTTATTTACCTCCTGAAACATTTGCATTTATGTAA